From Scleropages formosus chromosome 25, fSclFor1.1, whole genome shotgun sequence, a single genomic window includes:
- the mmp30 gene encoding matrix metallopeptidase 30: MLPRSVVFVIVGFTLCQAAPTADQDSTLSPEDRVIAEEYLSQFYTREAKSRSESLDQFTTRLKTMQDFFGLEVTGNLDSNTLEVMKKPRCGVSDVSSYEHFNGKPKWEKSMVTYRITEYTSDMNQRQVDATIAQAFKLYSDVIPLDFKQIFSGTADIMILFKARYHGDFYPFDGPSGVLAHANSPGPNQGGDTHFDEDEQWTLDGKGINLLLVAAHEFGHALGLDHSKDRNALMYPTYSYVETRGYSLPKDDRRGVQALYGVRTPTVNPRPKPNPKPNPDPQPNPESERCSRDLVFDAVTSIRRELYFFKNGYYWKKSNLFRGVQFKSIKSTWSSISTVDAAYEDTHKNVAYLFQGKQFWATKGTTLQPGYPKSISHFGFPSWVTALDAAVYVASTRKTLFFVKNFYWSYNEAQRKMDHWYPRQISWDFPGIGNRVDAAFENSGYLYFSEGPRQTEYIYKTKRINRVLLNYGWLDCY; this comes from the exons ATGCTGCCTCGTAGCGTAGTTTTCGTGATCGTGGGCTTCACCCTCTGCCAGGCTGCTCCAACAGCGGATCAAGACTCCACCTTGTCTCCTGAAGATCGAGTGATCGCTGAG GAGTACCTCTCCCAGTTCTACACCAGAGAAGCAAAGAGCAGGAGTGAGTCCTTGGACCAATTTACAACAAGGCTGAAGACCATGCAGGACTTCTTTGGCCTAGAGGTGACAGGAAACCTGGACTCAAACACCCTGGAGGTGATGAAGAAACCAAGATGTGGGGTCTCTGACGTGAGCAGCTATGAACACTTCAATGGGAAGCCCAAGTGGGAGAAGAGCATGGTCACATACAG AATAACTGAATACACGTCAGACATGAATCAAAGACAAGTGGATGCCACCATTGCCCAGGCTTTCAAGCTCTACAGTGATGTCATCCCGTTGGATTTCAAGCAGATcttcagtggcacagcagatatcATGATCCTGTTTAAAGCCAGAT ATCACGGCGACTTCTATCCCTTTGATGGCCCCAGTGGTGTTCTGGCCCATGCCAACTCTCCAGGACCCAACCAAGGTGGCGACACACACTTTGATGAAGATGAACAATGGACTTTAGATGGAAAAG GAATTAACCTTCTTCTGGTGGCTGCCCATGAGTTTGGTCATGCTCTGGGCCTGGATCACTCAAAGGACCGGAATGCTCTGATGTACCCCACCTACAGCTATGTGGAGACCAGAGGATACAGTTTGCCTAAAGATGACAGAAGAGGGGTCCAGGCTTTGTACG GTGTACGAACTCCAACCGTTAACCCACGTCCTAAACCAAATCCTAAACCTAATCCGGATCCTCAGCCTAACCCCGAGTCAGAACGCTGCAGCCGTGACCTTGTGTTTGATGCTGTTACCAGCATTCGCAGGGAACTTTACTTCTTCAAGAACGG GTACTACTGGAAGAAGAGTAATTTGTTCAGGGGTGTCCAGTTCAAATCCATCAAATCTACATGGTCTTCCATCAGCACCGTTGATGCCGCCTATGAAGACACACATAAGAATGTTGCTTATCTTTTCCAAG GTAAACAGTTCTGGGCTACAAAAGGTACCACTCTTCAGCCTGGCTACCCCAAGTCCATCTCCCACTTCGGCTTCCCTTCATGGGTGACAGCTTTAGATGCCGCAGTGTACGTGGCTTCTACTAGGAAGACACTCTTCTTTGTGAAGAACTTCTATTGGAG CTACAATGAGGCCCAGAGGAAGATGGACCATTGGTATCCAAGGCAAATTAGTTGGGACTTCCCAGGAATTGGAAACAGAGTGGATGCTGCCTTCGAGAATTCTG GTTACCTGTACTTTTCTGAAGGACCCAGACAGACGGAATACATATATAAGACAAAAAGAATCAATCGGGTTCTTCTGAACTATGGATGGTTGGATTGCTATTAA
- the acat1 gene encoding acetyl-CoA acetyltransferase, mitochondrial, translating to MSSRGLFLIRRHVCKRLLTPQYVCRTYASRPPLNEVVIVSAVRTPVGSFMGSLSTVPATQLGSIAIKGAVERAGIPVEEVKEVYMGNVLQAGEGQAPTRQALLGAGLPISTPATTVNKVCASGMKSVMLAAQSLMCGHQDVMVAGGMESMSNVPYIMAREMPTYGGVKMEDLIVKDGLTDVYNKFHMGNCAENTAKNSGISREEQDKYAISSYTRSKAAWESGVLAKEVVPVSIPQRGKPDLVVSEDEEFRRVDFSKVPKLKAVFQKENGTVTAANASTLNDGAAALVLMTTDAAKRLNATPLARIVCFADAAVAPIDFPIAPAFAVPKILKTSGVKKEDIAMWEINEAFSVVVLANIKMLDIDPSKVNMNGGAVSLGHPIGMSGARIVGHMVHNLKPGQYGLAGICNGGGGASSILIQRF from the exons ATGTCATCCAGGGGTCTTTTCTTAATTCGCAGACACGTCTGCAAGCGATTGTTG ACACCGCAATACGTGTGCAGGACATATGCGTCTCGTCCCCCTTTAAAT GAAGTAGTGATTGTGAGTGCCGTCCGGACCCCTGTGGGCTCATTCATGGGCAGTCTGTCCACAGTCCCTGCCACTCAACTGGGCTCCATCGCCATCAAAGGGGCCGTGGAGCGAGCAG GTATCCCTGTTGAGGAGGTGAAGGAAGTATACATGGGCAATGTGCTGCAGGCGGGAGAAGGACAGGCGCCCACCAGACAAGCACTGCTTGGGGCAG GCCTTCCCATCTCTACCCCCGCCACCACCGTGAACAAGGTGTGCGCCTCGGGGATGAAGTCTGTCATGCTGGCTGCTCAGAGTCTTATGTGTGGACACCAG GATGTCATGGTGGCTGGTGGGATGGAGAGCATGTCCAATGTCCCATACATCATGGCCAGGGAGATGCCTACTTATGGGGGAGTGAAAATGGAGGACCTCATTGTGAAAGATGGACTCACTGACGTCTACAACAAGTTTCACATG GGTAACTGTGCTGAAAACACAGCGAAGAATAGTGGGATTTCCCGGGAGGAGCAGGACAAGTACGCTATCAGCTCGTACACTCGCAGCAAAGCAGCATGGGAGTCTGGTGTGCTTGCCAAGGAGGTCGTTCCAGTCAGCATCCCTCAGCGGG GAAAGCCTGACCTGGTTGTGAGCGAAGATGAGGAATTTAGACGAGTCGATTTCAGCAAAGTGCCCAAACTGAAGGCCGTCTTCCAGAAGGAGAACG GCACCGTGACAGCAGCCAACGCTAGCACGCTCAACGATGGCGCTGCTGCCCTGGTTCTCATGACTACCGATGCTGCCAAGAGGCTCAATGCCACTCCTCTGGCCAGGATTGTCT GCTTTGCTGATGCCGCAGTCGCTCCCATTGATTTTCCTATTGCTCCTGCCTTTGCTGTGCCCAAG ATCCTGAAGACTAGTGGTGTGAAGAAAGAGGACATTGCCATGTGGGAAATCAACGAGGCTTTCAGTGTGGTTGTCCTTGCCAACATCAAGATGCTGGACATCGACCCCAGCAAAGTCAACATGAATGGTGGAGCAGTGTCTCTTGGCCATCCCATTGG GATGTCTGGAGCACGAATTGTTGGTCACATGGTTCACAACCTGAAACCAGGCCAGTATGGACTTGCAGGCATCTGCAATGGAGGTGGTGGGGCCTCATCGATCCTCATCCAAAGATTTTAA
- the LOC108921358 gene encoding transmembrane protease serine 2-like isoform X3 — protein sequence MPTNPRSTAYYANCGFHEGEGCPPDAPQRPLHSLPVYTLRTANPPSTLTPAGMQSDPTQSRTTKGARKKRRLMVVLPVVAVCLLLAVAGVLLWYFLWHNCSCKVRCADGGRCVDFSQWCDGTPHCQGSQDEAQCFRLYGTDFVLQAYWAPSGSWKAVCFDGWSDQHGRATCMQMGYEGETYVSSTRLQDSPEVSDGYVRLQPGWTSGELVQRYLTSSDSCPDDSIISLRCIDCGSRPAVPTSRVVGGQPAQRGAWPWQVSLHAESKHLCGGSIVTPRWVITAAHCVHERPDPGKWTVYAGYLTLSEMYSASGSAVSLVISHNYNIHTDDNDIALMKLAGPLVMSDTIRPVCLPNEGLQFVPPQTCWISGWGATISGGNPSNRLNEVQVSLISRDTCNSPQVYNGQITNSMICAGDLDGGVDACQGDSGGPLVVQQGPLWWLVGDTSWGLGCAWRNKPGVYGNVTYFLGWIYEQMQNN from the exons ATGCCAACGAATCCG AGGTCTACAGCCTATTACGCGAATTGTGGCTTTCATGAGGGGGAGGGGTGCCCCCCCGATGCACCCCAGCGTCCGCTCCACAGCCTTCCTGTGTACACCCTACGGACAGCCAACCCACCGTCCACCTTGACCCCTGCAGGCATGCAGTCTGACCCCACACAGAGCA GGACGACGAAGGGTGCGAGAAAGAAGCGCAGGCTGATGGTGGTGCTGCCTGTTGTGGCCGTATGCCTTCTCCTGGCGGTCGCAGGGGTTCTGCTGTGGTATTTCT TGTGGCACAACTGCAGCTGCAAGGTGAGGTGTGCGGACGGAGGCCGCTGCGTGGACTTCTCCCAGTGGTGTGACGGAACGCCACACTGCCAGGGGAGTCAGGATGAAGCCCAATGCT TTCGCCTCTACGGAACCGACTTTGTGCTCCAGGCGTATTGGGCCCCGAGCGGCTCCTGGAAGGCCGTGTGCTTTGACGGCTGGAGCGATCAACACGGCAGGGCCACGTGTATGCAGATGGGGTACGAGGG AGAGACCTACGTCAGCAGCACACGATTGCAGGACAGTCCAGAGGTATCGGATGGCTACGTGAGGCTGCAGCCGGGATGGACATCAGGAGAGCTGGTACAGAGGTACCTCACTAGCAG TGACTCCTGCCCGGATGACTCCATCATCTCACTCCGATGCATTG ACTGCGGCTCTCGACCCGCCGTCCCGACGTCGCGTGTGGTCGGGGGGCAGCCGGCCCAGAGAGGGGCGTGGCCCTGGCAGGTCAGCCTGCATGCTGAATCGAAGCACCTGTGCGGCGGCTCCATCGTCACACCCCGCTGGGTCATCACGGCCGCGCACTGCGTACACGA GCGCCCGGACCCAGGGAAGTGGACCGTGTATGCCGGCTACCTCACTCTGAGCGAGATGTATTCTGCCAGCGGCAGCGCCGTTTCACTCGTCATCTCCCACAACTACAACATCCACACGGACGATAACGACATCGCTCTGATGAAACTGGCGGGGCCCCTCGTCATGTCAG ATACCATTAGGCCGGTGTGTCTGCCCAATGAGGGTCTTCAGTTCGTCCCGCCACAGACGTGCTGGATTTCTGGATGGGGGGCCACCATAAGCGGGG GTAATCCGTCGAACAGGCTGAATGAAGTCCAGGTGTCGCTGATCAGCAGGGACACGTGCAACAGTCCTCAGGTGTACAACGGCCAGATCACGAACTCCATGATCTGTGCAGGTGACCTGGATGGAGGAGTAGACGCCTGTCAG GGGGACAGCGGCGGTCCCCTCGTGGTTCAGCAGGGCCCGCTATGGTGGCTCGTAGGGGACACCAGCTGGGGACTGGGATGTGCCTGGAGGAACAAGCCGGGGGTATATGGCAATGTGACCTACTTCCTGGGGTGGATCTATGAGCAAATGCAG AATAATTAA
- the LOC108921358 gene encoding transmembrane protease serine 2-like isoform X2 encodes MPTNPAHQTQAVNTVERSTAYYANCGFHEGEGCPPDAPQRPLHSLPVYTLRTANPPSTLTPAGMQSDPTQSRTTKGARKKRRLMVVLPVVAVCLLLAVAGVLLWYFLWHNCSCKVRCADGGRCVDFSQWCDGTPHCQGSQDEAQCFRLYGTDFVLQAYWAPSGSWKAVCFDGWSDQHGRATCMQMGYEGETYVSSTRLQDSPEVSDGYVRLQPGWTSGELVQRYLTSSDSCPDDSIISLRCIDCGSRPAVPTSRVVGGQPAQRGAWPWQVSLHAESKHLCGGSIVTPRWVITAAHCVHERPDPGKWTVYAGYLTLSEMYSASGSAVSLVISHNYNIHTDDNDIALMKLAGPLVMSDTIRPVCLPNEGLQFVPPQTCWISGWGATISGGNPSNRLNEVQVSLISRDTCNSPQVYNGQITNSMICAGDLDGGVDACQGDSGGPLVVQQGPLWWLVGDTSWGLGCAWRNKPGVYGNVTYFLGWIYEQMQNN; translated from the exons ATGCCAACGAATCCG gcacaccagacacaagctgtaaacaccgtggaa AGGTCTACAGCCTATTACGCGAATTGTGGCTTTCATGAGGGGGAGGGGTGCCCCCCCGATGCACCCCAGCGTCCGCTCCACAGCCTTCCTGTGTACACCCTACGGACAGCCAACCCACCGTCCACCTTGACCCCTGCAGGCATGCAGTCTGACCCCACACAGAGCA GGACGACGAAGGGTGCGAGAAAGAAGCGCAGGCTGATGGTGGTGCTGCCTGTTGTGGCCGTATGCCTTCTCCTGGCGGTCGCAGGGGTTCTGCTGTGGTATTTCT TGTGGCACAACTGCAGCTGCAAGGTGAGGTGTGCGGACGGAGGCCGCTGCGTGGACTTCTCCCAGTGGTGTGACGGAACGCCACACTGCCAGGGGAGTCAGGATGAAGCCCAATGCT TTCGCCTCTACGGAACCGACTTTGTGCTCCAGGCGTATTGGGCCCCGAGCGGCTCCTGGAAGGCCGTGTGCTTTGACGGCTGGAGCGATCAACACGGCAGGGCCACGTGTATGCAGATGGGGTACGAGGG AGAGACCTACGTCAGCAGCACACGATTGCAGGACAGTCCAGAGGTATCGGATGGCTACGTGAGGCTGCAGCCGGGATGGACATCAGGAGAGCTGGTACAGAGGTACCTCACTAGCAG TGACTCCTGCCCGGATGACTCCATCATCTCACTCCGATGCATTG ACTGCGGCTCTCGACCCGCCGTCCCGACGTCGCGTGTGGTCGGGGGGCAGCCGGCCCAGAGAGGGGCGTGGCCCTGGCAGGTCAGCCTGCATGCTGAATCGAAGCACCTGTGCGGCGGCTCCATCGTCACACCCCGCTGGGTCATCACGGCCGCGCACTGCGTACACGA GCGCCCGGACCCAGGGAAGTGGACCGTGTATGCCGGCTACCTCACTCTGAGCGAGATGTATTCTGCCAGCGGCAGCGCCGTTTCACTCGTCATCTCCCACAACTACAACATCCACACGGACGATAACGACATCGCTCTGATGAAACTGGCGGGGCCCCTCGTCATGTCAG ATACCATTAGGCCGGTGTGTCTGCCCAATGAGGGTCTTCAGTTCGTCCCGCCACAGACGTGCTGGATTTCTGGATGGGGGGCCACCATAAGCGGGG GTAATCCGTCGAACAGGCTGAATGAAGTCCAGGTGTCGCTGATCAGCAGGGACACGTGCAACAGTCCTCAGGTGTACAACGGCCAGATCACGAACTCCATGATCTGTGCAGGTGACCTGGATGGAGGAGTAGACGCCTGTCAG GGGGACAGCGGCGGTCCCCTCGTGGTTCAGCAGGGCCCGCTATGGTGGCTCGTAGGGGACACCAGCTGGGGACTGGGATGTGCCTGGAGGAACAAGCCGGGGGTATATGGCAATGTGACCTACTTCCTGGGGTGGATCTATGAGCAAATGCAG AATAATTAA
- the LOC108921358 gene encoding transmembrane protease serine 2-like isoform X1 gives MLIFDRSSHKHVQRSLITDAQAHQTQAVNTVERSTAYYANCGFHEGEGCPPDAPQRPLHSLPVYTLRTANPPSTLTPAGMQSDPTQSRTTKGARKKRRLMVVLPVVAVCLLLAVAGVLLWYFLWHNCSCKVRCADGGRCVDFSQWCDGTPHCQGSQDEAQCFRLYGTDFVLQAYWAPSGSWKAVCFDGWSDQHGRATCMQMGYEGETYVSSTRLQDSPEVSDGYVRLQPGWTSGELVQRYLTSSDSCPDDSIISLRCIDCGSRPAVPTSRVVGGQPAQRGAWPWQVSLHAESKHLCGGSIVTPRWVITAAHCVHERPDPGKWTVYAGYLTLSEMYSASGSAVSLVISHNYNIHTDDNDIALMKLAGPLVMSDTIRPVCLPNEGLQFVPPQTCWISGWGATISGGNPSNRLNEVQVSLISRDTCNSPQVYNGQITNSMICAGDLDGGVDACQGDSGGPLVVQQGPLWWLVGDTSWGLGCAWRNKPGVYGNVTYFLGWIYEQMQNN, from the exons ATGCTGATTTTCGACCGTTCGTCCCATAAACACGTGCAACGTTCCTTGATCACCGACGCCCAGgcacaccagacacaagctgtaaacaccgtggaa AGGTCTACAGCCTATTACGCGAATTGTGGCTTTCATGAGGGGGAGGGGTGCCCCCCCGATGCACCCCAGCGTCCGCTCCACAGCCTTCCTGTGTACACCCTACGGACAGCCAACCCACCGTCCACCTTGACCCCTGCAGGCATGCAGTCTGACCCCACACAGAGCA GGACGACGAAGGGTGCGAGAAAGAAGCGCAGGCTGATGGTGGTGCTGCCTGTTGTGGCCGTATGCCTTCTCCTGGCGGTCGCAGGGGTTCTGCTGTGGTATTTCT TGTGGCACAACTGCAGCTGCAAGGTGAGGTGTGCGGACGGAGGCCGCTGCGTGGACTTCTCCCAGTGGTGTGACGGAACGCCACACTGCCAGGGGAGTCAGGATGAAGCCCAATGCT TTCGCCTCTACGGAACCGACTTTGTGCTCCAGGCGTATTGGGCCCCGAGCGGCTCCTGGAAGGCCGTGTGCTTTGACGGCTGGAGCGATCAACACGGCAGGGCCACGTGTATGCAGATGGGGTACGAGGG AGAGACCTACGTCAGCAGCACACGATTGCAGGACAGTCCAGAGGTATCGGATGGCTACGTGAGGCTGCAGCCGGGATGGACATCAGGAGAGCTGGTACAGAGGTACCTCACTAGCAG TGACTCCTGCCCGGATGACTCCATCATCTCACTCCGATGCATTG ACTGCGGCTCTCGACCCGCCGTCCCGACGTCGCGTGTGGTCGGGGGGCAGCCGGCCCAGAGAGGGGCGTGGCCCTGGCAGGTCAGCCTGCATGCTGAATCGAAGCACCTGTGCGGCGGCTCCATCGTCACACCCCGCTGGGTCATCACGGCCGCGCACTGCGTACACGA GCGCCCGGACCCAGGGAAGTGGACCGTGTATGCCGGCTACCTCACTCTGAGCGAGATGTATTCTGCCAGCGGCAGCGCCGTTTCACTCGTCATCTCCCACAACTACAACATCCACACGGACGATAACGACATCGCTCTGATGAAACTGGCGGGGCCCCTCGTCATGTCAG ATACCATTAGGCCGGTGTGTCTGCCCAATGAGGGTCTTCAGTTCGTCCCGCCACAGACGTGCTGGATTTCTGGATGGGGGGCCACCATAAGCGGGG GTAATCCGTCGAACAGGCTGAATGAAGTCCAGGTGTCGCTGATCAGCAGGGACACGTGCAACAGTCCTCAGGTGTACAACGGCCAGATCACGAACTCCATGATCTGTGCAGGTGACCTGGATGGAGGAGTAGACGCCTGTCAG GGGGACAGCGGCGGTCCCCTCGTGGTTCAGCAGGGCCCGCTATGGTGGCTCGTAGGGGACACCAGCTGGGGACTGGGATGTGCCTGGAGGAACAAGCCGGGGGTATATGGCAATGTGACCTACTTCCTGGGGTGGATCTATGAGCAAATGCAG AATAATTAA
- the LOC108921358 gene encoding transmembrane protease serine 2-like isoform X4 — MVVLPVVAVCLLLAVAGVLLWYFLWHNCSCKVRCADGGRCVDFSQWCDGTPHCQGSQDEAQCFRLYGTDFVLQAYWAPSGSWKAVCFDGWSDQHGRATCMQMGYEGETYVSSTRLQDSPEVSDGYVRLQPGWTSGELVQRYLTSSDSCPDDSIISLRCIDCGSRPAVPTSRVVGGQPAQRGAWPWQVSLHAESKHLCGGSIVTPRWVITAAHCVHERPDPGKWTVYAGYLTLSEMYSASGSAVSLVISHNYNIHTDDNDIALMKLAGPLVMSDTIRPVCLPNEGLQFVPPQTCWISGWGATISGGNPSNRLNEVQVSLISRDTCNSPQVYNGQITNSMICAGDLDGGVDACQGDSGGPLVVQQGPLWWLVGDTSWGLGCAWRNKPGVYGNVTYFLGWIYEQMQNN; from the exons ATGGTGGTGCTGCCTGTTGTGGCCGTATGCCTTCTCCTGGCGGTCGCAGGGGTTCTGCTGTGGTATTTCT TGTGGCACAACTGCAGCTGCAAGGTGAGGTGTGCGGACGGAGGCCGCTGCGTGGACTTCTCCCAGTGGTGTGACGGAACGCCACACTGCCAGGGGAGTCAGGATGAAGCCCAATGCT TTCGCCTCTACGGAACCGACTTTGTGCTCCAGGCGTATTGGGCCCCGAGCGGCTCCTGGAAGGCCGTGTGCTTTGACGGCTGGAGCGATCAACACGGCAGGGCCACGTGTATGCAGATGGGGTACGAGGG AGAGACCTACGTCAGCAGCACACGATTGCAGGACAGTCCAGAGGTATCGGATGGCTACGTGAGGCTGCAGCCGGGATGGACATCAGGAGAGCTGGTACAGAGGTACCTCACTAGCAG TGACTCCTGCCCGGATGACTCCATCATCTCACTCCGATGCATTG ACTGCGGCTCTCGACCCGCCGTCCCGACGTCGCGTGTGGTCGGGGGGCAGCCGGCCCAGAGAGGGGCGTGGCCCTGGCAGGTCAGCCTGCATGCTGAATCGAAGCACCTGTGCGGCGGCTCCATCGTCACACCCCGCTGGGTCATCACGGCCGCGCACTGCGTACACGA GCGCCCGGACCCAGGGAAGTGGACCGTGTATGCCGGCTACCTCACTCTGAGCGAGATGTATTCTGCCAGCGGCAGCGCCGTTTCACTCGTCATCTCCCACAACTACAACATCCACACGGACGATAACGACATCGCTCTGATGAAACTGGCGGGGCCCCTCGTCATGTCAG ATACCATTAGGCCGGTGTGTCTGCCCAATGAGGGTCTTCAGTTCGTCCCGCCACAGACGTGCTGGATTTCTGGATGGGGGGCCACCATAAGCGGGG GTAATCCGTCGAACAGGCTGAATGAAGTCCAGGTGTCGCTGATCAGCAGGGACACGTGCAACAGTCCTCAGGTGTACAACGGCCAGATCACGAACTCCATGATCTGTGCAGGTGACCTGGATGGAGGAGTAGACGCCTGTCAG GGGGACAGCGGCGGTCCCCTCGTGGTTCAGCAGGGCCCGCTATGGTGGCTCGTAGGGGACACCAGCTGGGGACTGGGATGTGCCTGGAGGAACAAGCCGGGGGTATATGGCAATGTGACCTACTTCCTGGGGTGGATCTATGAGCAAATGCAG AATAATTAA